The genomic segment AGTACCTTCCTCAACCCTgttcattgaaaaaaataatttacctATCAACTGCATTTTAATTTACTGCACCAGTACTGGTGACTGTACCATAAGGCCACCCTATTCTAAATTTCAAAATAATCTATAAAACACACtcattgtctttcttttttttactgctgtTGAACTATACTAATTTCCTGGCTCTTTTGCACACTAGGACAAAATTGACTGCAAAAGATATGTCTGTGTTGGAGCGTCCATGTGTGAGCTAATGCAATCAAAAAAGAAGCACACTTCAgttctttacatttattaagaatgtaaaaataacagaGTACATATCCTTGTAAAGCATAATCAAAAAACCAAACAGAGTCTGGGCAAGGGTGAGTGAAGAATTTAATTCTCAGAACAGGAGTGTCGATCTAGAGTGAGGTTGCCAACACACAAGAACATAGATGTAATAATGTCAAAAGTTGAAGGGAGTAAGTGTGGAAAGCAAGAGAATAGCATCAATTTGGAATTAATTTGAACTGATatataaaaaagggaaaatgtgcTCCACAGTTAAAGCCCGACTTTAGAAGCTACTAGCAGCAACTTCGGGATCAACACTCCTATTTTAAGAAACTTCATGTTATGAGGCCAAACCAACAGGGTGAATATGGAAAGAAGAGACCAAAGATGAAAGCAGAAAAAGGTGAACATTTCCCTCCTCAGTCCTTTCTCAGTGGTACGGTCTGCTCTTTGATGCCTTCCTTGGTGATGACACAGACCCGAAGGGCATCTCCAGTGTAGACATCTCTCTCTGCGGCCGAGATGAAGACGTCTTTCACCAGCTGAACCGCCTTGTCCTGAGTCAGAGGAACATGCTGCACACCCTCCATGTTCTTGAAACCAATCTGTGGAAGGAGAGACAGATATGAGCACACCTTGTCCGCAGAAAAAGTTGGATCATGGCAGAAAGCTGGTCAGTATGCAGCGTCGATATTCACCTGGTTGTCTAGCAGTGGTTGTAGCATGGCACTTGCTGATCCGCCGGCCTTGTATGTGTCTCTCTGGTAGGAGCCCACTGGGTCAAAACTGTACACTGCTCCTTTGCCTGCATCACCACCATAAAATGttacaaataaatacagttaTTAAAAGAGCACAGTCAAAGCTTTGTACAATTTACAGCTTGGACAAAAATAAACTTGTGTGACGCAAACAGCTACAGcttaaatatgcattttttcCTTTACTCACAGAATCATTCAGTCCATTCAACAAAGTGCTTACCCTCTTCATCCAGCCCTCCGATGATGTTGTAGACGTAGTAGGGGAAAAACCGCCTGCCGTACAGGATGGTGGACAACATGGCTGCGATGGCTCCGCTGGTCATCATCTTATTGTTTGAATGTTTATAcatctgagagagaggagggaacgTTTATTCTTTGAGTAACCTGAAAATCAGTGAACATTAAAGAGAGGCAAACAGACGgattgcaaaaaataaaaatgtcatcatttaAGACAACAAGACACGGGAGAAAAGCAGCCATGTCAGCTCTGTCTTGGATACCAAAATGAGCAACAGACTCTCTGGTGGGCAAGCAGTGGCAGGACAGTTAGCACGGTCAGCAGTTAGATCTTATTAAGTATGAGACTATAAGAGAGTGAAACCAAAAGCCCACCTTTAGTCTAGCATCAATGATTTTAGTCAGAGTCAAGCAGTCGCCATGGAAACCGCTGCAGCCAATGACGGTTGTGTCTGTCCTGTGAGGAAAAGAAGCACAGAGATCAGCGACAGACAGAGGAGCATTTTCTTCACTTGGCCTGGATAAATGTGACAATGACAGATAACCACTGACGGTGCTTTCCTGAGGGACAGGGGCGATCAAAATGTGACATAATATTAATGTACACATAACTACGAAAGGAGCAGCTATATGTTATAGGTTTAAAAAGAGTTGTTATGTCTTAATAGTGTCAATCTGTTGCCCCCATTCCTCAGTCCAGGCAGTGACTGTGCACACTTAC from the Sparus aurata chromosome 4, fSpaAur1.1, whole genome shotgun sequence genome contains:
- the psmb1 gene encoding proteasome subunit beta type-1, which codes for MLSSHAFGDPGKMKDYHYAGPVEQRFSPYAFNGGTVLAVAGEDFAIVASDTRLSEGYSIHSRDSPKCYKLTDTTVIGCSGFHGDCLTLTKIIDARLKMYKHSNNKMMTSGAIAAMLSTILYGRRFFPYYVYNIIGGLDEEGKGAVYSFDPVGSYQRDTYKAGGSASAMLQPLLDNQIGFKNMEGVQHVPLTQDKAVQLVKDVFISAAERDVYTGDALRVCVITKEGIKEQTVPLRKD